A region from the Benincasa hispida cultivar B227 chromosome 8, ASM972705v1, whole genome shotgun sequence genome encodes:
- the LOC120083371 gene encoding uncharacterized protein LOC120083371, whose protein sequence is MSQDSEKRFHSIMDKLFQNTQPTPNSNSASSPSSSSPSGVQLSRGKKRPYSSSALVVGELRSKSDVIEALQKHSSASVGSSDAPLCRPWDRGDLSKRLTTFKSMTWFGKPKVVNAINCARRGWINVDMDTIACESCGARLLFSTPSSWNQQQVEKAALVFSLKLDNGHKLLCPWIDNACDEALADFPPTPPPILVNKFRERYSMLLHLSTLPVISSSFLKWTKSPHLKQFLEELTSEEFGNDSLNKSEYLGDGHDSDTAKVYYQALKLISLFGWEPRSLPYVVDCKTGSDQSLKKSTTLDSRPTVNLITAATKENVDGNRIAELSSELQSQPNSVVLDCRLCGASAGLWNFHTIPRPVEIIRLVGPTELNSESGTNDSANTSIINHAGIGNVGISKLTSTIAGGPTPARQSFKATITLPVIGQSLRARLFNDEKFSERVYNDQEMVQADSSDKNMLQNSKSNEDTTCTGQIDQPEDIRLLQNQALDPGRGTSGDDQTPLLEGTSVTDQGSLPESSLNGSTEETQVKRTEIVPAQKTEVLENAENSIRSDSDNKSADLHPLPSPVENPLTSTDAVMITSSECSEKELPSDVSYQCDSQQVSETDTSNSKEVSLPDSQVTPCKSSCLEVDTNTDIARMNESMKDKLGSDNHTTSENQDRGGGDTIDKVHTSVNSKHIAHGGEDYSKGVSLGSIMEFDPIRQHRLFCPWIATGNVAPGWKQTLTALQREKNSSPHSPRNAPSASLIKVDDPVTSVRNLFTSSAKKLKSSLVSNESTKH, encoded by the exons ATGTCACAGGATTCAGAGAAGAGATTTCATTCCATCATGGACAAGCTCTTTCAGAATACACAACCCACTCCAAACTCAAATTCCGCATCTTCCCCTTCCTCCTCCAG TCCATCCGGAGTACAATTGTCGAGAGGGAAAAAACGGCCATATTCTTCGTCTGCTTTGGTGGTGGGAGAGCTGAGGTCAAAAAGTGATGTAATTGAGGCGTTGCAGAAGCATTCTTCAGCTTCTGTTGGATCCTCTGATGCTCCATTATGCAGGCCTTGGGACCGTGGAGATCTTTCGAAAAGACTAACCACATTCAAATCCATGACATGGTTTGGTAAACCTAAG GTGGTAAATGCTATAAATTGTGCTAGAAGAGGTTGGATCAATGTAGATATGGATACGATTGCTTGTGAATCATGCGGGGCTCGTCTCCTTTTCTCTACTCCATCTTCTTGGAATCAGCAACAAG TTGAGAAGGCTGCTTTGGTATTTAGCTTAAAGTTGGACAATGGGCACAAGTTACTCTGTCCCTGGATAGATAATGCCTGTGATGAAGCATTGGCTGATTTTCCTCCTACCCCTCCTCCaattttagttaataaatttCGGGAGCGTTATTCTATGTTACtacatctttcaactctccctgTTATTTCGTCTTCATTTCTCAAATGGACGAAGAGTCCCCATCTCAAGCAATTTCTTGAAGAATTAACCTCGGAGGAATTTGGTAATGATTCTCTTAACAAATCTGAGTACCTAGGAGATGGACATGACTCAGATACTGCTAAAGTATACTATCAG GCTCTAAAGCTAATTAGCTTGTTTGGATGGGAACCCCGTTCACTGCCCTATGTAGTTGACTGCAAGACGGGGTCAGATCAATCTCTCAAGAAATCCACCACTTTGGATTCACGTCCTACTGTCAATCTCATCACTGCTGCCACCAAAGAAAATGTAGATGGGAATAGAATTGCTGAGCTTTCTAGTGAACTGCAATCTCAGCCCAATTCTGTTGTTTTAGATTGCCGGCTCTGTGGGGCTAGCGCTGGATTATGGAATTTCCATACAATTCCTAGGCCTGTGGAGATCATCAGATTGGTTGGACCCACTGAATTAAACAGTGAATCAGGTACTAATGACTCAGCCAATACGAGCATCATCAATCATGCAGGTATTGGTAATGTTGGTATATCAAAATTAACTTCAACAATTGCAGGGGGGCCTACCCCTGCACGACAGAGTTTCAAGGCCACCATCACTTTGCCTGTAATTGGCCAAAGTTTAAGGGCTAGGCtattcaatgatgaaaaatttaGTGAGCGGGTGTATAATGACCAAGAAATGGTCCAAGCTGATTCCTCGGATAAAAATATGTTACAAAATAGCAAAAGCAATGAAGATACGACCTGTACTGGACAAATTGATCAGCCAGAAGACATAAGATTGTTACAGAATCAAGCACTTGATCCTGGACGCGGTACTTCTGGTGATGATCAGACCCCTTTGTTGGAAGGTACGAGTGTTACTGATCAGGGAAGCTTACCTGAATCTAGTTTGAATGGTTCAACTGAAGAAACTCAAGTAAAGAGGACAGAGATTGTTCCTGCGCAGAAAACTGAAGTGTTGGAGAATGCTGAGAATTCAATACGGTCGGATTCTGATAACAAATCTGCAGATCTGCATCCCCTACCTTCTCCAGTTGAAAATCCTTTGACGTCAACAGATGCTGTTATGATTACAAGTAGTGAATGCAGCGAAAAGGAGTTGCCTTCTGATGTCTCTTACCAATGTGATTCACAACAGGTTTCAGAAACTGATACTTCAAATAGCAAAGAGGTTTCTTTGCCCGACTCGCAGGTGACCCCTTGTAAATCCTCATGCCTTGAAGTTGATACAAATACAGATATTGCCCGTATGAATGAATCGATGAAAGACAAACTTGGTTCTGATAACCACACTACCTCAGAAAACCAAGACCGTGGAGGAGGTGACACCATTGACAAAGTGCATACCTCTGTGAACAGCAAGCATATTGCCCATGGTGGAG AGGATTATTCTAAGGGTGTATCATTGGGTAGTATAATGGAGTTCGATCCAATCAGGCAGCACAGACTTTTTTGCCCTTGGATTGCCACAGGAAATGTCGCACCTGGATGGAAACAAACCCTAACTGCTTTACAGCGTGAAAAAAACTCTTCACCACATTCACCTAGGAACGCTCCATCAGCGTCCCTCATTAAG GTTGATGATCCTGTTACATCCGTTCGAAATCTATTCACGTCTTCTGCGAAGAAATTGAAAAGCAGTCTAGTTTCTAACGAGAGCACCAAGCATTAG